CGCACCGGCCCGGTCGCGGAGACCGATCTGAGCGCGGCCCGGGCCGGCCGCCCCCGGGACACCGTCTACGCCGGGCTGCTCGCCTTCGAGCCGGGCGGCGCGGAGCGCGTCCGCAGCGCGCTGGACCTGCTGCTGACCCGCTGCACGGTCTTCCACTCGTCCACCCCGGCGGCCGCCCAGGGCCGCGGGAGCGCCGGCCGGGGCGGTCCGGCCAAACCGGTGTCCGTCCGGCACCGGTTGCAGCGGGCCGACGCGGCCGTCCCGGACGGTGTGGACGCGGTGACCGCATTCACCCTGACGGATGAATCGGGTGGCACCGCGCTCAGCCGCAGGGCCGTGGTCGCCCGGGTCGGGACGGCGCTCGCGCTCTTCTCCACGCTCGGCACCACGGGCGAGCCGGCCCCGGCCCCGGACGAGCGGGTCGTCCGGGCGCAGGCGGCGCGGCTGCGGGCCGCCCAGCGCTGAGCCCCGCCGCGGTGGACCGCGACGGGGCTCGAAGGTGCGACGGGGCGGGGGGTCAGCGGGCGCCGGCCTCCGCGGAGTGCATGGCCACCAGGTGGGCGAGGCGCATCAGCGCTATCCGGCGCAGCTCGTCGGCGGCGATCAGGCGCTCCTCGTCCAGGTCGTTGGCGAGCCGGGTGCGGATCGACGTCAGCACGGTGTCGAGCATCTCCTCCGGGTCCACGCCCTCCAGACAGACCACGAAGACGTGGCCGAACCGCGCCTCGTACGCGGCGTGCGCCGCACGGAGCGCGGTGTGCGCGGCCTGGCTGCCGGGGGCCCGCATGCCGAGCAGCGGCTGCGGCATCCAGCTCTCGTCCGCCAGCGCCTCGGCGAGGTCGGCGGGGCGCAGGTCGTAGGAGGCCTCGCTGGCCGCCGCGAGCAGGGACTCTATGTCGGGGTAGGGCCGGTGGGCGGTGAGCCGCAGGGCCCACCGGTGGCTGCCGCAGCAGGCGAGCAGGGCCTCCTCGGCGGCGCCGGCATCGGCCTCGTTGAAGCGGTGCAGCCCGAGCAGGGACGGATCCGTCGAAGCGTCGAGGCGCTGCGGCGGGATGTCGCTGGCCAGCGGGTCCTCCTCGTGAGGGCGGGAAGGGGGTTGCTCCAGAGACGAAAGGTAGGTGCTGCCGAGTTGCGCGGCGTACCGGGAAAGAGGGAAGGGCGCCGAACGCGAAGACGTGCGACCGTGCTGTTCCATCAAGGTAGTTGAGGGCTCATCAGTTGGGGAGGGAGCGGGCAGAATTCACCCGAACGAGCTATCAAGTTGTGACGTTGACGCTCGCTCGACAGCCAGTTCCCTCCCCTTCCGGGGGCGCCTTCGGGGGCACGCCTTCCGGGGGCGCGCTCAGAGCTCGCGGTGCACCTTGTGGTTGGCCGCCTGCGCGCGCGGGCGCACCACCAGCAGGTCGATGTTGACGTGCGGCGGCCGGGTGACCGCCCAGGAGACGGTGTCCGCGACGTCCTCCGAGGTCAGCGGCTCGGCCACGCCCGCGTAGACGGCGGCGGCCTTGTCCTCGTCGCCGCGGAAGCGGGTCACCGCGAAGCCCTCGGACTTCACCATGCCCGGCGCGATCTCGATCACCCGGATCGGCTCGCCGCACAGCTCCAGCCGCAGCGTGGCCGCGATGGTGTGCGCCGCGTGCTTGGCCGCGACATAGCCGCCGCCGCCCTCGTAGGCGGCCATCGCGGCGGTGGAGGACATCACCAGCACGGTGCCGTCGCCGGTGGCCCGCAGCGCCGGCAGCAGCGCCTGGGTCACGTTGAGCACGCCGATCACGTTGACCTCGTACATCGTCCGCCAGTCGGCCGGGTCGCCGGCCTCCACGCTCTCCGCGCCGATCGCGCCGCCGGCGTTGTTCACCAGCACGTCGACCCGGCCGATCTCGGCGGCGAAGGCGTCCACGGCCGCCCGGTCGGTGACGTCCAGGGTGCGGGCACGGCCGCCGATCTCCTTCGCGAGGGCCTCGATCCGGTCGGTGCGGCGGGCGGTCACCACCACGTCGAAGCCGTCCGCGGCCAGCCGCCGCGCGGTCGCCGCGCCGATCCCGCTGCTGGCGCCGGTGACCACGGCCACCTTCTGCTCGCTCATTGCCCCTCCCGGGGAGAAGTTCCGGTCTGCGGAACCGATCATCCCAGCCGGGCTCCGGGCGGCCGCGGGCGGTGCCCCGCCGTGCGCGCCGATGCGGCGCGCACGGCCGGGCAGGCCCTAGATTGCGAAGCCGAGCCAGTCCCGTCCGTCCCGGTCCGCGGCCCGGGCCCATGCCACGGAGGAACGCCATGCCGGCCGAGCCCCGCAGGTCCGAGTCCGGGCTGCCGATCGAGCCGCTGTACGGGCCGGAGAGCCTCGCCGGCTGGGATCCCGCGGCCCGGCTGGGCCGACCGGGGGAGTACCCCTTCACCCGGGGCGTCTACCCGACGATGTACACCGGCCGGCCGTGGACGATGCGCCAGTACGCCGGCTTCGGCACCGCCGCCGAGTCCAACGCCCGCTACCGCCGGCTGATCGCCGACGGCACCACGGGCCTGTCCGTCGCCTTCGACCTGCCCACCCAGATGGGCTACGACTCGGACGCCCCGCTCGCGGCCGGCGAGGTCGGCAAGGTCGGCGTGGCGGTCGACAGCGTCGAGGACATGGCCGTGCTGTTCGACGGCATCCCGCTGGGCGAGGTCTCCACCTCGATGACC
This genomic window from Streptomyces sp. TLI_235 contains:
- a CDS encoding NADP-dependent 3-hydroxy acid dehydrogenase YdfG, with product MSEQKVAVVTGASSGIGAATARRLAADGFDVVVTARRTDRIEALAKEIGGRARTLDVTDRAAVDAFAAEIGRVDVLVNNAGGAIGAESVEAGDPADWRTMYEVNVIGVLNVTQALLPALRATGDGTVLVMSSTAAMAAYEGGGGYVAAKHAAHTIAATLRLELCGEPIRVIEIAPGMVKSEGFAVTRFRGDEDKAAAVYAGVAEPLTSEDVADTVSWAVTRPPHVNIDLLVVRPRAQAANHKVHREL
- a CDS encoding 2-oxo-4-hydroxy-4-carboxy-5-ureidoimidazoline decarboxylase translates to MEQHGRTSSRSAPFPLSRYAAQLGSTYLSSLEQPPSRPHEEDPLASDIPPQRLDASTDPSLLGLHRFNEADAGAAEEALLACCGSHRWALRLTAHRPYPDIESLLAAASEASYDLRPADLAEALADESWMPQPLLGMRAPGSQAAHTALRAAHAAYEARFGHVFVVCLEGVDPEEMLDTVLTSIRTRLANDLDEERLIAADELRRIALMRLAHLVAMHSAEAGAR